The proteins below come from a single Roseiflexus sp. RS-1 genomic window:
- a CDS encoding 2Fe-2S iron-sulfur cluster-binding protein, with amino-acid sequence MPRLTVAGKTAEWSADKRLVNAIEDMGIHIGHRCGGKARCTTCRVTFISGEPDTMTAAEYEKLKERGLLGEYRLSCQILCTHDMEVEAVMTLENQEGWTDTGPRPADTVEPAAEWFPTSTFGA; translated from the coding sequence ATGCCCAGACTGACAGTTGCAGGCAAAACGGCTGAATGGAGCGCGGACAAGCGATTGGTCAACGCGATTGAGGACATGGGCATCCACATTGGTCATCGGTGCGGCGGTAAGGCGCGCTGCACGACATGCCGGGTGACGTTCATCTCCGGTGAACCCGATACGATGACCGCTGCCGAGTACGAGAAACTCAAAGAGCGCGGACTCCTCGGCGAGTACCGCCTCTCCTGCCAGATCCTCTGCACCCACGATATGGAAGTCGAGGCGGTGATGACCCTGGAAAATCAGGAAGGATGGACAGACACCGGTCCGCGCCCGGCGGATACGGTCGAACCGGCGGCGGAATGGTTTCCTACATCGACATTCGGTGCATAG
- a CDS encoding IS110-like element ISRfsp2 family transposase produces the protein MASRESLFIGIDVSKQTLDVAFGADPHAPRETIPSTDEGVQLLVTRLQRLQPTLIVLEATGGLERMVFAQLLQAGLPTARVQPRRVRALAHAEGRQAKTDRLDARLLARFAERVRPPHHQATDEQRASLRDLLVRREQVIQMRTAEINRLTAAAPNLRPGIQQHIDWLDQEIRALEQERDNEAERTDEVRRKRELRDSVPGIGAITARNLLLRLPELGTIKRTEAAAFVGVAPYANQSGAQHKPRHISGGRRDVRSVLYMATLAATRRRLVRRAFDQRLCQAGKPRKVAIVAAMRKLLTILGAILRQQKPWDPAVHTSAP, from the coding sequence ATGGCTTCCCGTGAGTCGCTCTTTATCGGCATTGATGTCTCCAAACAGACGCTGGATGTGGCGTTTGGCGCCGACCCGCACGCGCCACGCGAGACGATACCGTCTACCGACGAAGGTGTCCAGCTCCTGGTCACGCGACTCCAGCGCCTGCAGCCGACCCTGATTGTGCTGGAGGCGACCGGCGGGCTGGAGCGCATGGTGTTCGCCCAACTGCTCCAGGCTGGCTTGCCGACGGCGCGGGTGCAGCCACGCCGCGTGCGCGCCCTGGCGCACGCGGAAGGACGCCAGGCGAAGACCGACCGCCTGGATGCCCGGTTGCTCGCCCGCTTTGCCGAACGGGTGCGCCCGCCGCACCACCAAGCGACGGACGAGCAGCGCGCATCCTTGCGCGACCTGCTGGTCCGGCGGGAGCAGGTGATTCAGATGCGGACGGCTGAGATCAATCGGTTGACGGCTGCCGCGCCGAACCTCCGCCCGGGCATCCAGCAGCATATTGATTGGCTGGATCAGGAGATCCGTGCGCTTGAGCAGGAACGCGACAACGAGGCGGAGCGCACCGACGAGGTGCGCCGGAAACGGGAGCTGCGCGACAGCGTGCCCGGCATCGGCGCGATCACCGCACGGAACCTGCTGCTCCGCCTGCCCGAACTGGGGACCATCAAGCGCACGGAAGCGGCGGCCTTTGTGGGCGTTGCGCCGTATGCCAATCAGAGCGGCGCACAGCACAAACCCCGGCATATCTCCGGCGGCAGGAGGGATGTGCGCAGCGTGTTGTACATGGCGACCCTGGCGGCCACGCGGCGCCGTCTGGTCAGGCGCGCCTTCGATCAGCGCCTGTGTCAAGCTGGCAAGCCGCGCAAGGTCGCCATCGTCGCTGCGATGCGCAAGCTGCTGACTATTCTCGGCGCAATATTGCGTCAGCAAAAGCCCTGGGATCCGGCTGTGCATACGAGCGCCCCTTGA
- a CDS encoding DUF6883 domain-containing protein, with amino-acid sequence MKPVPATAVVALQLEIGYAMKIPNADRAVIDAGKLVDYLLNPEHRRGGSKAALLISFGYSSAAWQQLEEALRRDHLSQDVFRVRQSAYGTRYEIRAHLSTPIGQPLMLRSVWQVDTGTDVPRFITAYPD; translated from the coding sequence ATGAAGCCTGTTCCAGCCACTGCTGTGGTTGCGCTGCAACTTGAGATCGGCTATGCAATGAAGATCCCGAATGCTGATCGCGCCGTCATCGATGCAGGCAAGCTTGTTGACTACCTGCTGAACCCGGAGCATCGGCGCGGCGGCAGCAAAGCCGCCTTGCTTATCTCCTTCGGGTATTCCAGTGCAGCCTGGCAACAGCTGGAAGAAGCGCTACGTCGTGATCACCTGTCCCAGGACGTATTCCGTGTGCGCCAGAGTGCGTATGGTACACGCTACGAGATCAGAGCACACCTGAGTACCCCAATCGGACAGCCGTTGATGTTGCGGAGTGTCTGGCAGGTCGACACGGGAACGGATGTGCCCAGATTCATTACCGCTTACCCTGATTAA
- a CDS encoding DUF4926 domain-containing protein has product MDFPLYEDVILLIDIPDEGLAAGDVGTVVERHDVPGLEPGYSVEFFDMLGNTVAVVTVAASALRRPTAADRPVVRQARVESPVGDGR; this is encoded by the coding sequence ATGGATTTCCCTCTCTACGAAGACGTTATTTTGCTGATCGATATACCGGACGAGGGGCTTGCTGCGGGCGACGTCGGCACGGTTGTCGAGCGACACGATGTGCCCGGACTCGAACCAGGCTATAGTGTCGAGTTCTTCGATATGCTCGGGAATACCGTTGCGGTTGTGACGGTCGCAGCGAGTGCGCTGCGTCGCCCGACCGCCGCCGATCGCCCGGTGGTGCGCCAGGCGCGCGTCGAGTCGCCGGTGGGAGATGGCCGATAG
- a CDS encoding four helix bundle protein, with product MTPFEQQLMERLEDYALRIIAVYNALPDYPASGHQVAQVLGKQLLRSGTSVGANYAEAIRSHSLADKAARQQICIKELEETAYWLRLLVKADLIAALRLESLLAETSELTAIFVASVCKLKNET from the coding sequence ATGACTCCTTTTGAACAACAACTCATGGAGCGTTTGGAGGACTATGCGCTGCGCATTATTGCTGTGTACAACGCATTGCCGGATTATCCCGCGTCAGGCCACCAGGTTGCTCAGGTGCTCGGCAAACAACTGCTGCGTTCAGGTACATCGGTAGGCGCGAACTACGCTGAGGCGATCCGTTCTCATAGCCTGGCTGATAAGGCCGCAAGGCAACAGATCTGCATCAAGGAGTTGGAAGAAACGGCCTACTGGCTGCGCTTACTGGTCAAGGCTGATCTGATTGCCGCGCTACGGCTGGAGTCGTTGCTGGCGGAAACGAGCGAACTGACGGCAATCTTTGTCGCTAGCGTGTGCAAACTCAAGAACGAGACGTAA